The sequence below is a genomic window from Sphingobacterium sp. ML3W.
TTTGGCTTTGTCCAACGCTTTATAAGGTGCTTGTCCAGAATGAAATACATGTGCTGCCTGTTGTGGGAATTGGCGAGATGATGTGTGTTACGCTCTTCGGCGGTTTTCAATGCTGTAATTTACTTTGAATGAAACAGAGTCACCGAAACCGTTTCTTTTGTCCGAGTAGTAGAAATTTTGATTGCGGACACCCGGACAGGTTTTGGAATGTTCTACCGAAGTTACCGATAGATTGTTTTCATTTGTCTAATTATCTTCTGTTTGTCCTTTACAATTACAGGATGCAAGAAGCATCAATACAACAGCATTAACCCCAATTATCCTAAATATCTTTTCCATTATTTATAATTTTTAAAATCTGTCTACGCTGTTTTTTGCGAAGGCAAAGTATGTCCTGTTACTAATTTCATTTTTTTATTTTTAAACACGAATTGTGTGTACACGAAAGCTAGCGCAAAAACTACGCCCGTCATCAATGCCATACATCCGGCAATGGAAGCATTGAGCCAGTACGCTAGCCAATAGCCAGTAAATGAAACCAGAATACCAATACCAACGGTAATGAAAAGCATTCTCTTTAAATCTTCTGTCAGCAAATAAGCCGTTGCAGGTGGACCAATAAGGAAAGTAATGACCAATATTGCCCCAACCGATTCAAAAGCACTGACGGTGGTAAAAGACACTGCTGCCATCAGCAGGTAATGCCACAATGCGGTAGAAATGCCGATGGTGGCAGCAAAGGACGGGTCGAAAGAAGTTAGCTTCAGTTCTTTGTAGCCGAAATATATAAACAGTATCACAAGAAGCAACACGACCGAAAGTATATATACCGGTTGGGGACCGATGCTTTTACCGTCGGGAAGTATCCAGAGATTGATAGGTACGTAAGCCAATTCTCCATACAACACACAATCCTGGTCAAGATCTATCTTTCCGGCAAAGGTGCTGATAAGGATAATACCCACCGCAAACATAAAGGTGAAGACAATCCCGATGGAAGCATCCGTCTGTAAGCGGGCTTTTCGGTGCAGGTATTCAATAATAAATGTTGCCAATAAGCCTGTGGCTCCTGCGCCAAGAAGCATAGGTAATGTATCGCGGCTACCGCTCCATAAAAAGGCGATGACAATACCCGGAAGCACTGCGTGACTGATGGCATCACCTACCATACTCATTTTTCGGAGTACAAGAAAACTGCCCAGCAATCCGCAGGAAATCGCTACCAGTGCTCCGGTCAATATAATCCAAAATGCTATCATTTTATCTTTCTTATTACTTCGGTATCACAGTTCCGTGGGGATCTGTTTCCGGATTATCCAAATATTTTTCCAATTGCTTTTCCAGCTCGGGTGTAATGTAGTGCTCCATTTCCTCGGCATTGTCGTGTACGTGGTCGGGAGCTATTTCCATATAATTGGTCAGATACAATTCCCACAAGCGATGCCGCCTGACTGTCTTTTTTGCTTTTTCAAGACCATTTTGTGTCAATAGCCAATAGGGGTTATCGCTGACCAGCAGCTTTTGATTTTTCAACCTTTTCAGTCCAGCTTTTAATTGAGTAGGTTGCATTTTTCGGAAATTCAACAATTCGTTAGCCGTTCTTTTTTTATTGAAATCATCCTCTATTTCTCCAACCTGGTAAAATAGTTTAAGGATATTTTCATCCACCATTTTTCGGCTGTTTTTGTTTCTCTGCATGGTTTTGGGAACAATTCCCAAGGGGGCAAAAAAGAAAGAGAAAAATGCAATCAATGATGAAACAACCACCATCCAAGGTCCTGTAGGCATTGCCGGAGCGATGTACGAAATATAAGCTCCCGCCAACCCGGATACGGCTCCGAATATTGCCGCAAGGCAGACCATACGCTTGATGTTGTCTGTCCAGTACCTTGCCGCAGCAGCAGGCGTGATAAGCATTGCCGCCATTAGCACTACACCTACAGCTGTAATGCCCGTTACTACCGCTAATACGGTAAGGCTGGTGAGTAGCATATCCAATTTTCGAACAGGCAATCCCAGTACTTCGGCATAATTTTCATCAAAGGCAATAATGGTAAACTCTTTAAAAAATGCCAGTGTCACCGCAATCAGCACCAGAGCAATAATAGAAAAGGTTATCAGGTCGCTACCTACAAGTGTTGCCGCTTTGCCAAATATAAAACGGTCCATACCGCTCTGTGCGGCATTGCCCGATTGCTGAATATAGGTCATCATCACAATGCCAAGGGCGAAAAATACCGAAAGCACCAACCCGATGGCAGCATCTTTTTTTATTTTTGATTTTGCCGTGATGTAGTCTATCGTAACCAGAGAGAGCCATCCTGAAATGAAAGCTCCGACAAGCATCAGAGAGGTGTTTTTAGTGCCTGTAAAAAGGAAAGCCGTACAAATACCCGGTAAAACCGAATGGGAAACCGCATCGCCTACCAGTGATTTTTTCTTTAGTACAATGAAAGAACCTACAATGGCAGCACTTACCGAAAGCAGGATACTACCCCATACCACGTATTTGATATTGGGGTCATTGAATGAAAAAAAGTTGATGAAATTGTCCATTGTATCTATGGTTATCCTTTTTTGGAAAATTTATCTTTAGCTAACAAGTCACCGGCTTCTGCCAATACCGACAAGCGGGTTCCGTAAGTTTTTTTGAGCAATTCGGGGATATAAACCTGCTTTAACGGACCAGATGCTACAAGTCGCATATTGAGCATGATGAGCCAATCAAAATATTCGGTGATGGTATCCAAATCGTGATGTACCACGATGACATTCTTTTTGGCACGGGCCATTTCACGTAAGAGCGTAATGATGGCTTCTTCGGTAGCGGCATCCACACCGGCAAAAGGCTCATCCATTAAGTAAAAGTCGGCTTCCTGTGCCAATGCCCTTGCGATAAAAACACGTTGCTGTTGCCCGCCGGAAAGCTGTGAAATCTGCCGTTTGGCAAAATCGGTCATACCCACTTTTTCTAGACATTCCATGGCTATTTTCCTGTCCGAACTACGTACACTGCGAAGCATTCCGATTTTAGCATAACGCCCCATCAGTACCACATCGAGAGCTGACACCGGAAAGTCCCAATCCACGGTTTCCCGTTGCGGAACATAACTCACTCGGCTGCGAACATCATCCAGTTCTTTGCCAAATATTTTCACATAGCCACTCGATAAAGGGATCAAACCCATTATGGATTTAAGCAAAGTGGATTTGCCGGAACCGTTTGGCCCGATGATACCCGTAATACTTCCTTCGGGCAGGCTGAAATCTACACTCCATAGAGCAGGTTTACTGGAGTAGCTTACCGTGAGGTCGTGTACTTCCAATACAGGATTTTCAGATTGGATAATCATTTGCTTACTGTTTTAGTGCGGTTACGATAGTCGTAACATTGTGTTTTACCATTCCGATATACGTGCCTTCGGGTGTTCCTTTTTTACCCATTGCGTCTGAAAAAAGATTACCTCCGATGGAGATTTTTTTTCCTTTGTTATTCACGCCTTCTACCACCGCTTTGAGCGATTTGTCCGATACGGAACTTTCGACAAATACTGCTGGAATATCGTTTTTGATAATGAAATTGACCAGATCGGTCACGTCACGCAAACCGATTTCTGACATCGTTGAAATACCCTGTAATCCCCTTACATCAATTCCGTAAGCCTTTCCGAGATAGTTGAACGCATCGTGTGCGGTAATCAATACCCTTCGCTTTTCGGGAATGGATGCAATTTCTGTTTTCACCCAACTGTCAAGGCTGTCCAGTTCTTTCAGGTATTTATCAGCATTTTTCTGATAATATGCTGTGCTTTGGGGATTGAGCTTTATGAGGCTCCTTAAAGCTACTTCCGCAGCTTCTTTCCAAAGAGCTACATTAAACCAGATATGGGGATCATACGTATTTTCGGAGACACTGATTATTTTCCCTCGGACTATGGAATCACCCAAAGCAATTACAGGCTTTACGTTGGTCTGTTTCTCCAGTATTTCGCCCATTTTTCCTTCAAGATGCAAGCCATTGTAAAAGATATAATCAGCATCCATTATTTTTTTGAGATCGCCCTGGCTGGCTTTGTACAGATGTGGATCCACACCGGGGTGCATGATGGCCTCTACCAGTGCCGAATCCCCGGCTATATTTTCTACTACATCGGCTATCATTCCTGTTGTAGTTACAATATAGGGTTTTTCACCAGTTGCTGTCTTTTTGGATTCACCACAGGAAAACAATAGCAACACAACGGTTAAAACAATAAGAGAATGTAAGTGATTGTGCATCTTTATATGAATTAATTTTTTCTATGTCACTCACAGAATGATACAAAACAAATATTTAGACAAATGTAATTAAAATGTTAGACTTATGAAACATCATAAACAATAATATGCTTTATTCGCTCTGTAAAAACTGATTATTGTGAATGTCCTTAATGCCAATTATTCAAATAAAAAAAGTGTAAACCAATAAAATAAGAGATAGAAGTAATAAATGACCTGACAAAATGATTTTTAAACACGAAACTGGGTATGGATATTGAGGATAGCCAGCGTATTGCATAAAAAATAATGATGTAGGAGGTTCCCGTATTATTTGACAAAAAGAAATAGGCATTAAATTAGGCTGATATTTGATAACGTATCCGAAAATTGACTTGGATTCAAACCAAACACATATCTGGTTACTTTTATCCTATCTTCCAAACCGAAACCAGCTCTTTTTTTTCTTTTTGTAATTGATATGGGCATTTTTATTCTTCAGCTGATGGGCATAATCGCCACTTTCGGGATGGAGTGTTTGCCATATAACATCCCATCCCAAAAAACCGCCCACATTACGGTCGTCAATAAAAATATCGGCATTAATTTTTCTGCTGAAATCACCTTCAGCGGTTTCTCCATGATAATTTTCATTGACCGCATAGAATACCATTCCATTTTTCCTGCAAAAATCAGTCGCATCCTGCAATTCTTTCCCTTTCCTGTACGTCCACAATATCATTCTATGACCTTTGATTTGTAATGCTTTTAGCGTAGCAAAGGCATACATCATTTCGTCTCCGATTTCGGGATATTTATGTTCTACAACAGTACCGTCAAAATCTACGGCAATTATTTTTCCTTTTGGGTCAATAAGATTCATTTTTTACTATATTTTGCTCTGAGTTTTATTTTTTCGTTTTCTCTTTCTATCAGTAACTGTGCGATAAGCTCTCCTGCAGGAATTTTATTTTGATTTTCAAACAGCACATTTTTGACTTTTTCTTCCGATACATCTATGCGGTACAAAATACTTAGCAGTTGATTGAAATCGGACTGTATCAATCTGTCTAAATAGCGTGCTAACACTTCAAATTTTTCCTTATTTGAATTTTTGGATATAACTTCATGAATCTGAAGCTTATCCGCGATTGACAGAATGGTGTAATGTTTTTTTATATTTGACATTTAAACGTATTATTTTACGTGCATTTTAGTTTTCATACTCTTTTCAACATTTGGCAGCATTCATATGTTCATCATAAGCATAAGTCAATGGTTCTCCTGTTGCGATTTCCCGCTTTAGGATTTCTTCCGGTGAAAGATGTTCGAGATACATAATCAATGCCCGTAAACTATTGCCGTGTGCCACGATGAGTATATTTTTATGCTGTTGCAACTGGGGTTGTATGCAATTCTTAAAATAAGGTATCACACGGTTGTAAGTATCTTCCAGGCTTTCACCTCCGGGTGGAGCTATATCAAAAGACCGCCTCCATAGATGCACCTGTTCTGTACCATATTTTTCCGCTGTTTCTGCTTTGTTCAGTCCTTCAAGCATTCCGTAAGCTCGTTCGTTCAATGCCCCGTCAATGATAACAGGCATCTCCGTTTTACCCATTTCGTTCAGCATGATTTTCAATGTATGCTGTGCCCTGACGAGCTTAGATGTGAAAGCTACATCTATCTGTTCATTTCGTAAAGCTAGACCGGCTTGTCGAGCTTCCGATTGTCCGAGTTCTGTGATATCTATATCCTGCCAACCTGTAAAACGGTTTTCCAGGTTCCATCGTGATTGTCCGTGCCGGACTAAAAATAGTTTTGTCATATCTTATTTGATTTATTTATGTATAACTAAGGATTGTGGTATTAACGTGCTGATATTGATACAATTATTTAACTTCCACAGGCAATACACTCGCCGGGATTATCCAATGAACACGAAATAGCGGTCTGTTGTTCTTCTACGGATTGAACCGTTTCTACGGTAAATTTTATGGCATCTGCCGCCGCTTTGGTGCGCAGGTAATACATTCCTGTTTTCAGTCCACTTTTCCAAGAATGAAAGTGCATAGAAGTCAATTTTGCCATATTGGGTTCTGCCATAAACAGATTGAGTGATTGGGATTGACAGATAAATGCACCTCTATCGGCAGCCATATCAATAATGGTTTTCTGCTTAATTTCCCACACGGTTTTGTATAGCTCTTTTAATTCCGTCGGGATTTCATTAATATTTTGGACGGAGCCATTTTCGGCAATCAGTCTATTTTTCATCGTGGTATCCCACAAATTCAATTCGATAAGGTCTTTCAGTAAGTGCTTGTTGACCACCACAAATTCACCCGAAAGCACACGCCGGTTATAGATATTGCTGGTGTAAGGCTCAAAACATTCGTTGTTCCCTAATATCTGCGAGGTGGAAGCCGTAGGCATTGGGGCAAGCAATAGAGAATTTCTTACGCCAAATTCCATTACGTTTTTGCGTAAACCTGCCCAATCCCATCGGTCGGACGGTTCCGCATGCCACAGATCAAACTGAAACTTTCCTTCCGAGAGTGGCGAACCTTTGAAACTTTCATAAGCGCCCTGTTCCTTCGCCAGTTCCATCGAGCTCTCCATTGCCGCATAATAAATAGTTTCAAAAATATCCTTGTTCAGTTGCCGTGCTTCGTCACTTTCAAAAGACATCCTCAATAACAAAAACACATCCGCCAAACCTTGTACACCCAAGCCGATAGGTCGATGTTTGAAGTTGGAGTTTTGCGTTTCCGGTACTGGATAATAATTGCCATCAATAACCTTATTGAGGTTTCGAGTAATAGTCTTTGTTACTTCGTACAGTTTCTGAAAATCAAAATCAATCTCTGTTACATAGCGGGGCAATGCCAAAGAGGAAAGGTTGCAAACAGCTACCTCATCGGCATTAGTGTACTCCATTATTTCCGTACAAAGATTGGAACTACGGATAACGCCGATATTTTTCTGGTTGGATTTTTCATTTACCGCATCTTTGTAGCACATATAAGGCGTACCTGTTTCTATTTGGGCTTCCAATATGGCATTCCACAGTTCACGGGCTTTCACTTGTTCGCGAAATTTTCCCTCTTGTTCGTATTGCTGATACAACGCTACAAACCCTTCACCATAAGTATCGTACAATCCTGGAGCTTTATTGGGGTCGAACAATGACCAGTCGGCATTTTCTTCTACCCGCTGCATAAACAAATCGGGTATCCACAAGGCAGGAAACAAATCCCTTGCTCGCATTTCTTCCTTGCCATGGTTTTTACGAATGTCGAGAAAATCAAAAATGTCGGCATGCCAAGGTTCCATATAGACAGCGATAGCTCCCTTTCGTTTGCCCCCTCCTTGGTCAACATACCGTGCCGTATCATTGAACACACGAAGCATTGGGATAATGCCATTGGAAATACCGCCTGTACCTTTGATATAACTTCCTGTAGCTCGTACATTATGAATACTCAAACCAATACCTCCGGCAGATTGTGAAATCAAGGCACATCGTTTAAGTGTATCAAAAATACCAGAAATGCTGTCTTCGGTCATACTCAATAAAAAGCAGGAAGACATTTGCGGTTTAGGTGTACCTGCATTGAACAGCGTCGGTGTGGCATGGATAAACCATTTTTCACTCATCAGGTTATACGTCTCTATCGCTGCTGCAATGTCTTCTTTATGTATGCCAATTGCTACGCGCATAAACAAGTGTTGCGGACGCTCGGTCACTTTGCCGTTGGTTCGGATAAGATAAGAGCGTTCGAGCGTTTTAAACCCGAAATAGTCAAAATTGTAATCACGGTCATAGATGATACTGCTGTCTATTTCATCGGCATTTTTGCGGATGATGTTGTATACTTCTTGTGATAATAACGGTGCGTGCGTATTAGTTACAGGGTCGATATAATCGTATAACAATTTTGCCGTTCTGGAAAAGGATTTTAAAGTATTCTTATGCAG
It includes:
- a CDS encoding ribonucleoside-diphosphate reductase subunit alpha; this encodes MFVIKRNGKQEAVHFDKITARLHKLVYGLAVNEKDVIEIAKKVIQGIYDNVTTTELDNLAAETVAAYTTVHPDFAVLAARIAVSNLHKNTLKSFSRTAKLLYDYIDPVTNTHAPLLSQEVYNIIRKNADEIDSSIIYDRDYNFDYFGFKTLERSYLIRTNGKVTERPQHLFMRVAIGIHKEDIAAAIETYNLMSEKWFIHATPTLFNAGTPKPQMSSCFLLSMTEDSISGIFDTLKRCALISQSAGGIGLSIHNVRATGSYIKGTGGISNGIIPMLRVFNDTARYVDQGGGKRKGAIAVYMEPWHADIFDFLDIRKNHGKEEMRARDLFPALWIPDLFMQRVEENADWSLFDPNKAPGLYDTYGEGFVALYQQYEQEGKFREQVKARELWNAILEAQIETGTPYMCYKDAVNEKSNQKNIGVIRSSNLCTEIMEYTNADEVAVCNLSSLALPRYVTEIDFDFQKLYEVTKTITRNLNKVIDGNYYPVPETQNSNFKHRPIGLGVQGLADVFLLLRMSFESDEARQLNKDIFETIYYAAMESSMELAKEQGAYESFKGSPLSEGKFQFDLWHAEPSDRWDWAGLRKNVMEFGVRNSLLLAPMPTASTSQILGNNECFEPYTSNIYNRRVLSGEFVVVNKHLLKDLIELNLWDTTMKNRLIAENGSVQNINEIPTELKELYKTVWEIKQKTIIDMAADRGAFICQSQSLNLFMAEPNMAKLTSMHFHSWKSGLKTGMYYLRTKAAADAIKFTVETVQSVEEQQTAISCSLDNPGECIACGS
- a CDS encoding 2,3-bisphosphoglycerate-dependent phosphoglycerate mutase, which encodes MTKLFLVRHGQSRWNLENRFTGWQDIDITELGQSEARQAGLALRNEQIDVAFTSKLVRAQHTLKIMLNEMGKTEMPVIIDGALNERAYGMLEGLNKAETAEKYGTEQVHLWRRSFDIAPPGGESLEDTYNRVIPYFKNCIQPQLQQHKNILIVAHGNSLRALIMYLEHLSPEEILKREIATGEPLTYAYDEHMNAAKC
- a CDS encoding metal ABC transporter ATP-binding protein, which encodes MIIQSENPVLEVHDLTVSYSSKPALWSVDFSLPEGSITGIIGPNGSGKSTLLKSIMGLIPLSSGYVKIFGKELDDVRSRVSYVPQRETVDWDFPVSALDVVLMGRYAKIGMLRSVRSSDRKIAMECLEKVGMTDFAKRQISQLSGGQQQRVFIARALAQEADFYLMDEPFAGVDAATEEAIITLLREMARAKKNVIVVHHDLDTITEYFDWLIMLNMRLVASGPLKQVYIPELLKKTYGTRLSVLAEAGDLLAKDKFSKKG
- a CDS encoding iron chelate uptake ABC transporter family permease subunit, which produces MDNFINFFSFNDPNIKYVVWGSILLSVSAAIVGSFIVLKKKSLVGDAVSHSVLPGICTAFLFTGTKNTSLMLVGAFISGWLSLVTIDYITAKSKIKKDAAIGLVLSVFFALGIVMMTYIQQSGNAAQSGMDRFIFGKAATLVGSDLITFSIIALVLIAVTLAFFKEFTIIAFDENYAEVLGLPVRKLDMLLTSLTVLAVVTGITAVGVVLMAAMLITPAAAARYWTDNIKRMVCLAAIFGAVSGLAGAYISYIAPAMPTGPWMVVVSSLIAFFSFFFAPLGIVPKTMQRNKNSRKMVDENILKLFYQVGEIEDDFNKKRTANELLNFRKMQPTQLKAGLKRLKNQKLLVSDNPYWLLTQNGLEKAKKTVRRHRLWELYLTNYMEIAPDHVHDNAEEMEHYITPELEKQLEKYLDNPETDPHGTVIPK
- a CDS encoding metal ABC transporter permease, whose amino-acid sequence is MIAFWIILTGALVAISCGLLGSFLVLRKMSMVGDAISHAVLPGIVIAFLWSGSRDTLPMLLGAGATGLLATFIIEYLHRKARLQTDASIGIVFTFMFAVGIILISTFAGKIDLDQDCVLYGELAYVPINLWILPDGKSIGPQPVYILSVVLLLVILFIYFGYKELKLTSFDPSFAATIGISTALWHYLLMAAVSFTTVSAFESVGAILVITFLIGPPATAYLLTEDLKRMLFITVGIGILVSFTGYWLAYWLNASIAGCMALMTGVVFALAFVYTQFVFKNKKMKLVTGHTLPSQKTA
- a CDS encoding BT0820 family HAD-type phosphatase, producing the protein MNLIDPKGKIIAVDFDGTVVEHKYPEIGDEMMYAFATLKALQIKGHRMILWTYRKGKELQDATDFCRKNGMVFYAVNENYHGETAEGDFSRKINADIFIDDRNVGGFLGWDVIWQTLHPESGDYAHQLKNKNAHINYKKKKKSWFRFGR
- a CDS encoding metal ABC transporter solute-binding protein, Zn/Mn family; the protein is MHNHLHSLIVLTVVLLLFSCGESKKTATGEKPYIVTTTGMIADVVENIAGDSALVEAIMHPGVDPHLYKASQGDLKKIMDADYIFYNGLHLEGKMGEILEKQTNVKPVIALGDSIVRGKIISVSENTYDPHIWFNVALWKEAAEVALRSLIKLNPQSTAYYQKNADKYLKELDSLDSWVKTEIASIPEKRRVLITAHDAFNYLGKAYGIDVRGLQGISTMSEIGLRDVTDLVNFIIKNDIPAVFVESSVSDKSLKAVVEGVNNKGKKISIGGNLFSDAMGKKGTPEGTYIGMVKHNVTTIVTALKQ